One stretch of Kogia breviceps isolate mKogBre1 chromosome 18, mKogBre1 haplotype 1, whole genome shotgun sequence DNA includes these proteins:
- the FHOD1 gene encoding FH1/FH2 domain-containing protein 1 isoform X7, with product MLEGFFEEISKGRKPTLILRTQLSLRVNAILEKLYGSSGPELRRSLFSLKQIFQEDKDLVPEFVHSEGLSCLIHVGAAADHNYQSYILRALGQLMLFVDGMLGVVAHSETVQWLYTLCASLSRLVVKTALKLLLVFVEYSESNAPLFIRAVNSVASTTGALPWANLVSILEEKNGADPELLVYTVTLINKTLAALPDQDSFYDVTDALEQQGMEALVQRHLGTAGTDVDLRAQLMLYESALRLEDGDIEEAVAGGRRITRRKPPSEEGKRIRRSLEVRSPEPGLVLPTGPTSSSIGPAPPTGPTSSAVGSVSGLHTTLSLFPNISVTPSPDSSCERSIYKLHQTAPVWARESPSVPQFPTGQARLEARFLENVAAAETEKQAALAQGQAETLAAAMPVDVDGHPDPQELRVSPEPAPAPGTPQSAAPQILLCTRHSLEPEPKEPLAPPSPKAEPVRELPTSVSSLCIGDLDFSDLGEDEDQDVLNTESVEAGKGVLPLPPPLPGGPPPPPPPPPPPIKSPFPPPPPAAALPPSAPDGLALPTKRKTVKLFWRELKLAGVHGGSGSHFGPCPTLWASLEPVSVDTARLEHLFESRAKDVLPSKKAGEGRRTVTTVLDPKRSNAINIGLTTLPPVHVIKAALLNFDEFAVSKDGIEKLLTMMPTEEEQQKIEEAQLANPDMPLGPAENFLMTLASIRGLAARLQLWAFKLDYDSMEREIAEPLFDLKVGMQQLVQNATFHCILATLLAVGNFLNGSQSSGFELSYLEKVSEVKDTVHRQSLLHHLCSLVLQTRPDSSDLYSEIPALIRCAKVDFEQLTENLGQLERRSRAAEDSLRSLSKHELAPALRARLTHFLAHCTRRVATLRVVHRRVCNRFHAFLLYLGYTAQAAREARVMQFCHTLREFALEYRTCRDRVLQQQQKRATYRERNKTRGRMITETEKFSGVAAGETPSNPSIPVAVSSGPGEGDADSHASMKSLLASKPEDTTHGRRSRGMVQSSSPVMPIAVGPCTVPPEEHPGSSLPSDTSDEIMDLLVQSVTKSSPRALGARERKRSRGNRKSLRRTLKSGLGEDLVQALGLSKGPGLEV from the exons ATGCTGGAGGGCTTCTTTGAAGAGATCAG CAAAGGGCGGAAGCCTACTCTGATCCTGCGGACCCAGCTCTCTCTGAGAGTCAATGCCATCTTAG AAAAGTTGTATGGCTCCAGTGGCCCTGAGCTCCGCCGCTCCCTCTTCTCACTAAAGCAGATCTTCCAG GAGGACAAGGACCTGGTGCCTGAATTCGTGCACTCGGAGGGGCTGAGTTGCCTAATCCATGTGGGCGCTGCTGCTGACCACAACTACCAGAGCTACATCCTCCGAG cactagGCCAGTTGATGCTTTTTGTGGATGGGATGCTGGGAGTGGTGGCCCATAGTGAGACCGTGCAGTGGCTGTACACACTGTGTGCCAGCCTG TCCCGCTTGGTGGTGAAGACAGCCCTGAAGCTGCTGCTGGTGTTTGTGGAATACTCTGAGAGCAACGCACCACTGTTCATCCGTGCAGTCAACTCTGTGGCCAGCACCACGG GTGCTCTTCCATGGGCCAATTTGGTGTCCATCCTGGAGGAGAAGAATGGCGCTGACCCCGAGTTGCTGGTGTACACTGTCACCCTCATCAACAAG ACTCTGGCAGCGCTCCCGGATCAGGACTCCTTCTACGACGTGACGGATGCACTGGAGCAGCAGGGCATGGAGGCACTGGTCCAGCGCCACTTGGGCACCGCGGGCACTGACGTCGACCTGCGCGCCCAGCTTATGCTTTATGAG AGCGCCCTGCGGTTGGAGGATGGGGACATCGAAGAAGCCGTCGCAGGTGGGCGGCGCATCACCCGCCGAAAACCTCCCTCAGAGGAGGGCAAGAGGATCCGCCGATCTCTAGAAGTGCGCTCCCCGGAGCCTGG CCTTGTCTTGCCGACCGGCCCCACCTCCAGCTCCATAGGCCCCGCCCCACCTACAGGCCCCACCTCCAGTGCTGTGGGCTCAGTCTCTGGCCTCCATACCACCTTGAGCCTCTTTCCTAACATCTCCGTGACGCCCTCACCCGACAGCTCCTGCGAGAGGAGCATCTACAA acTTCACCAAACTGCTCCTGTTTG GGCCCGTGAGAGCCCATCTGTTCCCCAGTTCCCTACTGGGCAGGCCAGGCTGGA AGCCCGGTTCCTGGAGAATGTAGCAGCAGCAGAAACAGAAAAGCAGGCTGCGCTGGCCCAGGGCCAGGCAGAGACATTGGCTGCAGCCATGCCCGTCGATGTCGATGGACACCCAG ACCCCCAAGAATTACGGGTCTCCCCAGAACCAGCCCCTGCACCCGGAACACCCCAGAGCGCTGCCCCTCAAATCCTGCTCTGTACTCGGCACAGCCTCGAGCCAGAGCCCAAGGAGCCATTGGCCCCACCAAGCCCCAAGGCTGAGCCCGTCCGGGAGCTCCCTACCAGTGTATCCAGCCTCTGCATTGGGGACCTGGACTTCTCAGATCTGGGGGAGGATGAAGACCAGGACGTGCTGAACACGGAGTCTGTGGAGGCGGGGAAAGGGGTCCTGCCCCTGCCGCCCCCGCTCCCGGGAGGCCCCCCACCtcctccgcccccaccccccccacccatcAAAAGCcccttcccaccaccacccccagctgcCGCTCTTCCCCCCTCAGCACCTGATGGCCTAGCCCTCCCCACCAAGAGGAAGACAGTAAAACTCTTCTGGCGGGAGCTAAAGCTGGCTGGGGTCCATGGAGGCTCTGGCAGCCACTTtgggccctgccccaccctgtgGGCTTCACTAGAGCCTGTCTCAGTGGATACAGCCCGGCTAGAACATCTGTTCGAGTCCCGTGCCAAGGACGTGCTGCCTTCCAAG AAAGCTGGTGAGGGCCGCCGCACAGTGACCACCGTGCTGGACCCCAAGCGCAGCAACGCCATCAACATCGGCCTAACCACGCTGCCACCTGTGCACGTCATTAAGGCTGCCCTGCTCAACTTTGATGAGTTTGCTGTCAGCAAGGATGGCATTGAG AAGCTACTGACCATGATGCCAACAGAGGAGGAGCAGCAGAAGATCGAGGAGGCCCAGCTGGCCAATCCTGACATGCCCCTGGGCCCAGCCGAGAACTTCCTGATGACTCTCGCTTCCATTAGGGGCCTGGCTGCCCGCCTACAACTCTGGGCCTTCAAGCTGGATTATGACAGCATGGAGCGG GAAATTGCAGAGCCACTGTTTGACCTGAAAGTGGGCATGCAACAGCTGGTGCAAAATGCCACCTTCCACTGCATCCTGGCCACCCTGCTGGCTGTGGGCAACTTCCTCAATGGATCCCAG AGCAGCGGCTTTGAGCTGAGCTACCTGGAGAAGGTGTCAGAGGTGAAAGACACGGTACACCGACAGTCACTGCTGCATCATCTCTGCTCCCTGGTGCTCCAGACCCGGCCTGATTCCTCTGACCTCTACTCAGAAATTCCTGCCCTGATCCGCTGTGCCAAG GTGGACTTTGAGCAGCTGACTGAGAACCTGGGGCAGCTGGAGCGCCGGAGCCGGGCAGCTGAAGACAGCCTGCGGAGCTTGTCCAAGCACGAGCTGGCTCCAGCCCTGCGTGCCCGCCTCACCCACTTCCTGGCCCATTGTACCCGCCGTGTTGCCACGCTGAGGGTCGTGCACCGCCGTGTCTGCAACAG GTTCCACGCCTTCCTGCTGTACCTGGGGTACACAGCGCAGGCAGCCCGTGAGGCGCGCGTCATGCAGTTCTGCCACACGCTGCGGGAGTTCGCACTGGAGTATCGGACTTGCCGGGACCGggtgctgcagcagcagcagaagaggGCCACGTACCGCGAGCGCAACAAGACCCGGGGACGCATGATCACCGAG aCCGAGAAGTTCTCAGGTGTGGCGGCTGGGGAAACCCCCAGCAACCCATCTATCCCAGTGGCTGTGAGCAGTGGGCCAGGAGAGGGTGATGCCGACAGTCACGCCAGCATGAAGAGTCTGCTGGCCAGCAAGCCCGAGGACACCACACATGGCCGCCGCAGCAGAG GCATGGTCCAGAGCAGCTCCCCAGTCATGCCCATAGCAGTGGGGCCCTGCACTGTACCCCCAGAAGAACATCCAGGCTCCAGTTTACCCAGTGACACTTCAGATGAGATCATGGACCTGCTGGTGCAGTCAGTGACCAAGAGCAGTCCTCGTGCCTTAGGTGCACGGGAACGCAAGCGTTCCCGTGGCAACCGCAAGTCTT TGAGACGGACGTTGAAGAGCGGGCTCGGAGAGGACCTGGTACAGGCACTAGGACTGAGCAAGGGTCCTGGCCTGGAAGTGTGA
- the FHOD1 gene encoding FH1/FH2 domain-containing protein 1 isoform X1, translating to MAGEEDRGDGEPVSVVTVRVQYLEDTDPFACANFPEPRRAPTCSLDGALPLGAQIPALHHLLGAPLKLEDCALQVSPSGYYLDPELSLEEQREMLEGFFEEISKGRKPTLILRTQLSLRVNAILEKLYGSSGPELRRSLFSLKQIFQEDKDLVPEFVHSEGLSCLIHVGAAADHNYQSYILRALGQLMLFVDGMLGVVAHSETVQWLYTLCASLSRLVVKTALKLLLVFVEYSESNAPLFIRAVNSVASTTGALPWANLVSILEEKNGADPELLVYTVTLINKTLAALPDQDSFYDVTDALEQQGMEALVQRHLGTAGTDVDLRAQLMLYESALRLEDGDIEEAVAGGRRITRRKPPSEEGKRIRRSLEVRSPEPGSTGPASPVVSTSSASLVLPTGPTSSSIGPAPPTGPTSSAVGSVSGLHTTLSLFPNISVTPSPDSSCERSIYKLHQTAPVWARESPSVPQFPTGQARLEARFLENVAAAETEKQAALAQGQAETLAAAMPVDVDGHPDPQELRVSPEPAPAPGTPQSAAPQILLCTRHSLEPEPKEPLAPPSPKAEPVRELPTSVSSLCIGDLDFSDLGEDEDQDVLNTESVEAGKGVLPLPPPLPGGPPPPPPPPPPPIKSPFPPPPPAAALPPSAPDGLALPTKRKTVKLFWRELKLAGVHGGSGSHFGPCPTLWASLEPVSVDTARLEHLFESRAKDVLPSKKAGEGRRTVTTVLDPKRSNAINIGLTTLPPVHVIKAALLNFDEFAVSKDGIEKLLTMMPTEEEQQKIEEAQLANPDMPLGPAENFLMTLASIRGLAARLQLWAFKLDYDSMEREIAEPLFDLKVGMQQLVQNATFHCILATLLAVGNFLNGSQSSGFELSYLEKVSEVKDTVHRQSLLHHLCSLVLQTRPDSSDLYSEIPALIRCAKVDFEQLTENLGQLERRSRAAEDSLRSLSKHELAPALRARLTHFLAHCTRRVATLRVVHRRVCNRFHAFLLYLGYTAQAAREARVMQFCHTLREFALEYRTCRDRVLQQQQKRATYRERNKTRGRMITETEKFSGVAAGETPSNPSIPVAVSSGPGEGDADSHASMKSLLASKPEDTTHGRRSRGMVQSSSPVMPIAVGPCTVPPEEHPGSSLPSDTSDEIMDLLVQSVTKSSPRALGARERKRSRGNRKSLRRTLKSGLGEDLVQALGLSKGPGLEV from the exons CTAGAGGACTGTGCCCTGCAAGTGTCTCCGTCTGGATACTACCTGGACCCTGAGCTGTCCCTAGAAGAGCAGCGGGAGATGCTGGAGGGCTTCTTTGAAGAGATCAG CAAAGGGCGGAAGCCTACTCTGATCCTGCGGACCCAGCTCTCTCTGAGAGTCAATGCCATCTTAG AAAAGTTGTATGGCTCCAGTGGCCCTGAGCTCCGCCGCTCCCTCTTCTCACTAAAGCAGATCTTCCAG GAGGACAAGGACCTGGTGCCTGAATTCGTGCACTCGGAGGGGCTGAGTTGCCTAATCCATGTGGGCGCTGCTGCTGACCACAACTACCAGAGCTACATCCTCCGAG cactagGCCAGTTGATGCTTTTTGTGGATGGGATGCTGGGAGTGGTGGCCCATAGTGAGACCGTGCAGTGGCTGTACACACTGTGTGCCAGCCTG TCCCGCTTGGTGGTGAAGACAGCCCTGAAGCTGCTGCTGGTGTTTGTGGAATACTCTGAGAGCAACGCACCACTGTTCATCCGTGCAGTCAACTCTGTGGCCAGCACCACGG GTGCTCTTCCATGGGCCAATTTGGTGTCCATCCTGGAGGAGAAGAATGGCGCTGACCCCGAGTTGCTGGTGTACACTGTCACCCTCATCAACAAG ACTCTGGCAGCGCTCCCGGATCAGGACTCCTTCTACGACGTGACGGATGCACTGGAGCAGCAGGGCATGGAGGCACTGGTCCAGCGCCACTTGGGCACCGCGGGCACTGACGTCGACCTGCGCGCCCAGCTTATGCTTTATGAG AGCGCCCTGCGGTTGGAGGATGGGGACATCGAAGAAGCCGTCGCAGGTGGGCGGCGCATCACCCGCCGAAAACCTCCCTCAGAGGAGGGCAAGAGGATCCGCCGATCTCTAGAAGTGCGCTCCCCGGAGCCTGG CTCCACAGGCCCCGCCTCACCAGTAGTCTCCACCTCCTCCGCCAGCCTTGTCTTGCCGACCGGCCCCACCTCCAGCTCCATAGGCCCCGCCCCACCTACAGGCCCCACCTCCAGTGCTGTGGGCTCAGTCTCTGGCCTCCATACCACCTTGAGCCTCTTTCCTAACATCTCCGTGACGCCCTCACCCGACAGCTCCTGCGAGAGGAGCATCTACAA acTTCACCAAACTGCTCCTGTTTG GGCCCGTGAGAGCCCATCTGTTCCCCAGTTCCCTACTGGGCAGGCCAGGCTGGA AGCCCGGTTCCTGGAGAATGTAGCAGCAGCAGAAACAGAAAAGCAGGCTGCGCTGGCCCAGGGCCAGGCAGAGACATTGGCTGCAGCCATGCCCGTCGATGTCGATGGACACCCAG ACCCCCAAGAATTACGGGTCTCCCCAGAACCAGCCCCTGCACCCGGAACACCCCAGAGCGCTGCCCCTCAAATCCTGCTCTGTACTCGGCACAGCCTCGAGCCAGAGCCCAAGGAGCCATTGGCCCCACCAAGCCCCAAGGCTGAGCCCGTCCGGGAGCTCCCTACCAGTGTATCCAGCCTCTGCATTGGGGACCTGGACTTCTCAGATCTGGGGGAGGATGAAGACCAGGACGTGCTGAACACGGAGTCTGTGGAGGCGGGGAAAGGGGTCCTGCCCCTGCCGCCCCCGCTCCCGGGAGGCCCCCCACCtcctccgcccccaccccccccacccatcAAAAGCcccttcccaccaccacccccagctgcCGCTCTTCCCCCCTCAGCACCTGATGGCCTAGCCCTCCCCACCAAGAGGAAGACAGTAAAACTCTTCTGGCGGGAGCTAAAGCTGGCTGGGGTCCATGGAGGCTCTGGCAGCCACTTtgggccctgccccaccctgtgGGCTTCACTAGAGCCTGTCTCAGTGGATACAGCCCGGCTAGAACATCTGTTCGAGTCCCGTGCCAAGGACGTGCTGCCTTCCAAG AAAGCTGGTGAGGGCCGCCGCACAGTGACCACCGTGCTGGACCCCAAGCGCAGCAACGCCATCAACATCGGCCTAACCACGCTGCCACCTGTGCACGTCATTAAGGCTGCCCTGCTCAACTTTGATGAGTTTGCTGTCAGCAAGGATGGCATTGAG AAGCTACTGACCATGATGCCAACAGAGGAGGAGCAGCAGAAGATCGAGGAGGCCCAGCTGGCCAATCCTGACATGCCCCTGGGCCCAGCCGAGAACTTCCTGATGACTCTCGCTTCCATTAGGGGCCTGGCTGCCCGCCTACAACTCTGGGCCTTCAAGCTGGATTATGACAGCATGGAGCGG GAAATTGCAGAGCCACTGTTTGACCTGAAAGTGGGCATGCAACAGCTGGTGCAAAATGCCACCTTCCACTGCATCCTGGCCACCCTGCTGGCTGTGGGCAACTTCCTCAATGGATCCCAG AGCAGCGGCTTTGAGCTGAGCTACCTGGAGAAGGTGTCAGAGGTGAAAGACACGGTACACCGACAGTCACTGCTGCATCATCTCTGCTCCCTGGTGCTCCAGACCCGGCCTGATTCCTCTGACCTCTACTCAGAAATTCCTGCCCTGATCCGCTGTGCCAAG GTGGACTTTGAGCAGCTGACTGAGAACCTGGGGCAGCTGGAGCGCCGGAGCCGGGCAGCTGAAGACAGCCTGCGGAGCTTGTCCAAGCACGAGCTGGCTCCAGCCCTGCGTGCCCGCCTCACCCACTTCCTGGCCCATTGTACCCGCCGTGTTGCCACGCTGAGGGTCGTGCACCGCCGTGTCTGCAACAG GTTCCACGCCTTCCTGCTGTACCTGGGGTACACAGCGCAGGCAGCCCGTGAGGCGCGCGTCATGCAGTTCTGCCACACGCTGCGGGAGTTCGCACTGGAGTATCGGACTTGCCGGGACCGggtgctgcagcagcagcagaagaggGCCACGTACCGCGAGCGCAACAAGACCCGGGGACGCATGATCACCGAG aCCGAGAAGTTCTCAGGTGTGGCGGCTGGGGAAACCCCCAGCAACCCATCTATCCCAGTGGCTGTGAGCAGTGGGCCAGGAGAGGGTGATGCCGACAGTCACGCCAGCATGAAGAGTCTGCTGGCCAGCAAGCCCGAGGACACCACACATGGCCGCCGCAGCAGAG GCATGGTCCAGAGCAGCTCCCCAGTCATGCCCATAGCAGTGGGGCCCTGCACTGTACCCCCAGAAGAACATCCAGGCTCCAGTTTACCCAGTGACACTTCAGATGAGATCATGGACCTGCTGGTGCAGTCAGTGACCAAGAGCAGTCCTCGTGCCTTAGGTGCACGGGAACGCAAGCGTTCCCGTGGCAACCGCAAGTCTT TGAGACGGACGTTGAAGAGCGGGCTCGGAGAGGACCTGGTACAGGCACTAGGACTGAGCAAGGGTCCTGGCCTGGAAGTGTGA
- the FHOD1 gene encoding FH1/FH2 domain-containing protein 1 isoform X2: MAGEEDRGDGEPVSVVTVRVQYLEDTDPFACANFPEPRRAPTCSLDGALPLGAQIPALHHLLGAPLKLEDCALQVSPSGYYLDPELSLEEQREMLEGFFEEISKGRKPTLILRTQLSLRVNAILEKLYGSSGPELRRSLFSLKQIFQEDKDLVPEFVHSEGLSCLIHVGAAADHNYQSYILRALGQLMLFVDGMLGVVAHSETVQWLYTLCASLSRLVVKTALKLLLVFVEYSESNAPLFIRAVNSVASTTGALPWANLVSILEEKNGADPELLVYTVTLINKTLAALPDQDSFYDVTDALEQQGMEALVQRHLGTAGTDVDLRAQLMLYESALRLEDGDIEEAVAGGRRITRRKPPSEEGKRIRRSLEVRSPEPGLVLPTGPTSSSIGPAPPTGPTSSAVGSVSGLHTTLSLFPNISVTPSPDSSCERSIYKLHQTAPVWARESPSVPQFPTGQARLEARFLENVAAAETEKQAALAQGQAETLAAAMPVDVDGHPDPQELRVSPEPAPAPGTPQSAAPQILLCTRHSLEPEPKEPLAPPSPKAEPVRELPTSVSSLCIGDLDFSDLGEDEDQDVLNTESVEAGKGVLPLPPPLPGGPPPPPPPPPPPIKSPFPPPPPAAALPPSAPDGLALPTKRKTVKLFWRELKLAGVHGGSGSHFGPCPTLWASLEPVSVDTARLEHLFESRAKDVLPSKKAGEGRRTVTTVLDPKRSNAINIGLTTLPPVHVIKAALLNFDEFAVSKDGIEKLLTMMPTEEEQQKIEEAQLANPDMPLGPAENFLMTLASIRGLAARLQLWAFKLDYDSMEREIAEPLFDLKVGMQQLVQNATFHCILATLLAVGNFLNGSQSSGFELSYLEKVSEVKDTVHRQSLLHHLCSLVLQTRPDSSDLYSEIPALIRCAKVDFEQLTENLGQLERRSRAAEDSLRSLSKHELAPALRARLTHFLAHCTRRVATLRVVHRRVCNRFHAFLLYLGYTAQAAREARVMQFCHTLREFALEYRTCRDRVLQQQQKRATYRERNKTRGRMITETEKFSGVAAGETPSNPSIPVAVSSGPGEGDADSHASMKSLLASKPEDTTHGRRSRGMVQSSSPVMPIAVGPCTVPPEEHPGSSLPSDTSDEIMDLLVQSVTKSSPRALGARERKRSRGNRKSLRRTLKSGLGEDLVQALGLSKGPGLEV; the protein is encoded by the exons CTAGAGGACTGTGCCCTGCAAGTGTCTCCGTCTGGATACTACCTGGACCCTGAGCTGTCCCTAGAAGAGCAGCGGGAGATGCTGGAGGGCTTCTTTGAAGAGATCAG CAAAGGGCGGAAGCCTACTCTGATCCTGCGGACCCAGCTCTCTCTGAGAGTCAATGCCATCTTAG AAAAGTTGTATGGCTCCAGTGGCCCTGAGCTCCGCCGCTCCCTCTTCTCACTAAAGCAGATCTTCCAG GAGGACAAGGACCTGGTGCCTGAATTCGTGCACTCGGAGGGGCTGAGTTGCCTAATCCATGTGGGCGCTGCTGCTGACCACAACTACCAGAGCTACATCCTCCGAG cactagGCCAGTTGATGCTTTTTGTGGATGGGATGCTGGGAGTGGTGGCCCATAGTGAGACCGTGCAGTGGCTGTACACACTGTGTGCCAGCCTG TCCCGCTTGGTGGTGAAGACAGCCCTGAAGCTGCTGCTGGTGTTTGTGGAATACTCTGAGAGCAACGCACCACTGTTCATCCGTGCAGTCAACTCTGTGGCCAGCACCACGG GTGCTCTTCCATGGGCCAATTTGGTGTCCATCCTGGAGGAGAAGAATGGCGCTGACCCCGAGTTGCTGGTGTACACTGTCACCCTCATCAACAAG ACTCTGGCAGCGCTCCCGGATCAGGACTCCTTCTACGACGTGACGGATGCACTGGAGCAGCAGGGCATGGAGGCACTGGTCCAGCGCCACTTGGGCACCGCGGGCACTGACGTCGACCTGCGCGCCCAGCTTATGCTTTATGAG AGCGCCCTGCGGTTGGAGGATGGGGACATCGAAGAAGCCGTCGCAGGTGGGCGGCGCATCACCCGCCGAAAACCTCCCTCAGAGGAGGGCAAGAGGATCCGCCGATCTCTAGAAGTGCGCTCCCCGGAGCCTGG CCTTGTCTTGCCGACCGGCCCCACCTCCAGCTCCATAGGCCCCGCCCCACCTACAGGCCCCACCTCCAGTGCTGTGGGCTCAGTCTCTGGCCTCCATACCACCTTGAGCCTCTTTCCTAACATCTCCGTGACGCCCTCACCCGACAGCTCCTGCGAGAGGAGCATCTACAA acTTCACCAAACTGCTCCTGTTTG GGCCCGTGAGAGCCCATCTGTTCCCCAGTTCCCTACTGGGCAGGCCAGGCTGGA AGCCCGGTTCCTGGAGAATGTAGCAGCAGCAGAAACAGAAAAGCAGGCTGCGCTGGCCCAGGGCCAGGCAGAGACATTGGCTGCAGCCATGCCCGTCGATGTCGATGGACACCCAG ACCCCCAAGAATTACGGGTCTCCCCAGAACCAGCCCCTGCACCCGGAACACCCCAGAGCGCTGCCCCTCAAATCCTGCTCTGTACTCGGCACAGCCTCGAGCCAGAGCCCAAGGAGCCATTGGCCCCACCAAGCCCCAAGGCTGAGCCCGTCCGGGAGCTCCCTACCAGTGTATCCAGCCTCTGCATTGGGGACCTGGACTTCTCAGATCTGGGGGAGGATGAAGACCAGGACGTGCTGAACACGGAGTCTGTGGAGGCGGGGAAAGGGGTCCTGCCCCTGCCGCCCCCGCTCCCGGGAGGCCCCCCACCtcctccgcccccaccccccccacccatcAAAAGCcccttcccaccaccacccccagctgcCGCTCTTCCCCCCTCAGCACCTGATGGCCTAGCCCTCCCCACCAAGAGGAAGACAGTAAAACTCTTCTGGCGGGAGCTAAAGCTGGCTGGGGTCCATGGAGGCTCTGGCAGCCACTTtgggccctgccccaccctgtgGGCTTCACTAGAGCCTGTCTCAGTGGATACAGCCCGGCTAGAACATCTGTTCGAGTCCCGTGCCAAGGACGTGCTGCCTTCCAAG AAAGCTGGTGAGGGCCGCCGCACAGTGACCACCGTGCTGGACCCCAAGCGCAGCAACGCCATCAACATCGGCCTAACCACGCTGCCACCTGTGCACGTCATTAAGGCTGCCCTGCTCAACTTTGATGAGTTTGCTGTCAGCAAGGATGGCATTGAG AAGCTACTGACCATGATGCCAACAGAGGAGGAGCAGCAGAAGATCGAGGAGGCCCAGCTGGCCAATCCTGACATGCCCCTGGGCCCAGCCGAGAACTTCCTGATGACTCTCGCTTCCATTAGGGGCCTGGCTGCCCGCCTACAACTCTGGGCCTTCAAGCTGGATTATGACAGCATGGAGCGG GAAATTGCAGAGCCACTGTTTGACCTGAAAGTGGGCATGCAACAGCTGGTGCAAAATGCCACCTTCCACTGCATCCTGGCCACCCTGCTGGCTGTGGGCAACTTCCTCAATGGATCCCAG AGCAGCGGCTTTGAGCTGAGCTACCTGGAGAAGGTGTCAGAGGTGAAAGACACGGTACACCGACAGTCACTGCTGCATCATCTCTGCTCCCTGGTGCTCCAGACCCGGCCTGATTCCTCTGACCTCTACTCAGAAATTCCTGCCCTGATCCGCTGTGCCAAG GTGGACTTTGAGCAGCTGACTGAGAACCTGGGGCAGCTGGAGCGCCGGAGCCGGGCAGCTGAAGACAGCCTGCGGAGCTTGTCCAAGCACGAGCTGGCTCCAGCCCTGCGTGCCCGCCTCACCCACTTCCTGGCCCATTGTACCCGCCGTGTTGCCACGCTGAGGGTCGTGCACCGCCGTGTCTGCAACAG GTTCCACGCCTTCCTGCTGTACCTGGGGTACACAGCGCAGGCAGCCCGTGAGGCGCGCGTCATGCAGTTCTGCCACACGCTGCGGGAGTTCGCACTGGAGTATCGGACTTGCCGGGACCGggtgctgcagcagcagcagaagaggGCCACGTACCGCGAGCGCAACAAGACCCGGGGACGCATGATCACCGAG aCCGAGAAGTTCTCAGGTGTGGCGGCTGGGGAAACCCCCAGCAACCCATCTATCCCAGTGGCTGTGAGCAGTGGGCCAGGAGAGGGTGATGCCGACAGTCACGCCAGCATGAAGAGTCTGCTGGCCAGCAAGCCCGAGGACACCACACATGGCCGCCGCAGCAGAG GCATGGTCCAGAGCAGCTCCCCAGTCATGCCCATAGCAGTGGGGCCCTGCACTGTACCCCCAGAAGAACATCCAGGCTCCAGTTTACCCAGTGACACTTCAGATGAGATCATGGACCTGCTGGTGCAGTCAGTGACCAAGAGCAGTCCTCGTGCCTTAGGTGCACGGGAACGCAAGCGTTCCCGTGGCAACCGCAAGTCTT TGAGACGGACGTTGAAGAGCGGGCTCGGAGAGGACCTGGTACAGGCACTAGGACTGAGCAAGGGTCCTGGCCTGGAAGTGTGA